The Neisseria sicca genome includes a window with the following:
- the rpoH gene encoding RNA polymerase sigma factor RpoH: MNNAFALPVIHSGNGSLEQYIHTVNSIPMLTPEEESQLAERQQKGDLNAAKQLILSHLRVVVSIARGYDGYGLNQADLIQEGNIGLMKAVKRYEPSRGARLFSFAVHWIKAEIHEFILRNWRLVRVATTKPQRKLFFNLRSMRKNLNALSPKEAQDIADDLGVKLSEVMEMEQRMTGHDIAIMADNNDDEDSFAPIDWLADHDAEPSRQLSKQAHYALQTEGLQNALAQLDDRSRRIVESRWLQDDGGLTLHELAAEYGVSAERIRQIEAKAMQKLRGFLAEEAEAI, translated from the coding sequence ATGAACAACGCCTTTGCATTACCCGTCATTCACAGCGGCAACGGCAGCCTTGAGCAATACATTCACACTGTTAACAGCATTCCCATGCTGACGCCCGAAGAAGAAAGCCAACTCGCGGAGCGTCAACAAAAAGGCGACCTTAACGCCGCCAAACAACTCATTCTTTCCCATTTGCGCGTCGTCGTATCCATCGCACGAGGCTACGACGGCTATGGTCTGAACCAAGCCGACCTTATTCAAGAAGGCAACATCGGACTGATGAAAGCGGTCAAACGCTACGAGCCGAGTCGTGGCGCGCGCCTGTTTTCATTCGCCGTACACTGGATTAAGGCCGAAATCCACGAATTTATCCTACGCAACTGGCGACTGGTACGCGTAGCGACCACCAAGCCGCAACGCAAACTGTTCTTCAATCTGCGCAGCATGCGTAAAAACCTGAATGCCTTGTCTCCGAAAGAAGCGCAAGACATCGCCGACGATTTGGGCGTCAAATTGTCTGAAGTCATGGAAATGGAACAACGCATGACCGGACACGACATTGCCATCATGGCGGACAACAACGATGACGAAGACAGCTTCGCCCCCATCGACTGGCTTGCCGACCACGATGCCGAACCCAGCCGCCAACTGTCCAAGCAAGCCCACTACGCCCTGCAAACCGAAGGTCTGCAAAACGCATTGGCGCAACTGGACGACCGCAGCCGCCGCATCGTAGAAAGCCGCTGGCTGCAAGACGATGGCGGATTGACCCTGCACGAATTGGCAGCCGAATACGGCGTATCTGCCGAGCGCATCCGCCAAATAGAAGCCAAAGCCATGCAAAAACTGCGCGGTTTCCTCGCAGAAGAAGCTGAAGCGATTTAA